A part of Puniceicoccaceae bacterium genomic DNA contains:
- a CDS encoding BMC domain-containing protein encodes MQQAIGLLETKGMSALIIGTDAMLKAADVEVVGPMKNVGSAMVSVTVSGNVAAVKAAIDAGVEAAQAIGEVLSAHVIARPSDGIATVLPKASAARKPAAK; translated from the coding sequence ATGCAACAAGCAATTGGACTTCTCGAAACCAAAGGTATGTCAGCGCTGATCATTGGCACTGATGCGATGCTCAAGGCTGCTGACGTTGAAGTAGTCGGCCCCATGAAAAACGTGGGAAGCGCGATGGTCAGTGTCACCGTTTCTGGCAACGTCGCTGCGGTCAAGGCTGCGATAGATGCGGGAGTGGAAGCCGCGCAGGCAATCGGTGAGGTGCTCAGTGCACATGTGATTGCGCGTCCCAGTGATGGCATCGCTACGGTGTTGCCCAAAGCCAGTGCTGCGCGCAAGCCCGCTGCGAAATAA
- a CDS encoding acetate kinase has translation MHILVANLGSTSFKYRLFEGNTDALKLLTKGGYERVADYAVCIRDALAQMQSEGHLTGPEAIDAVGFKTVLGFEVTGCVAADAHVIADLRKSAPLAPAHNPAYANGIEQFARALPRARLVALYETAFYQWAIPASRHYAVPESWEAIGVRRHGFHGASHKYIAERSAQLMGRDDVAQRVQNLYHGELAPVADSPLRVVSCHLGGSSSVTGILNGCAIDTSMGLSPQSGLPQNNRVGELDSMAATYVMKTLGLSMEEVELQLTRESGLLGLSGVSNDVRDIWEHASNGHARARLAMDSLVYSIRSYLGAYAFQMGGLDALVFTAGIGENADFLRAAVCEGLEAYGIRLDARRNAEVRGVEACISQSDSPVKVFVIPANEELVVARETARFLGSNPPKPA, from the coding sequence ATGCACATCCTGGTTGCAAACCTCGGTTCGACCTCCTTCAAATATCGCTTGTTTGAAGGGAATACGGACGCGCTCAAGCTGCTCACCAAGGGTGGGTACGAGCGGGTGGCCGACTATGCGGTGTGCATTCGGGATGCGCTTGCACAGATGCAATCCGAAGGGCACTTGACGGGACCGGAGGCCATTGATGCGGTGGGATTTAAGACGGTGCTCGGTTTTGAGGTCACGGGTTGTGTGGCTGCTGATGCGCATGTGATTGCAGACCTGCGCAAATCAGCACCGCTTGCACCAGCGCACAATCCGGCCTATGCCAACGGGATTGAGCAATTTGCCAGGGCGCTGCCCCGCGCGCGACTGGTAGCATTGTATGAAACCGCATTTTATCAGTGGGCCATTCCTGCGAGTCGGCACTACGCGGTACCGGAGAGTTGGGAGGCGATTGGCGTGCGGCGTCATGGATTTCATGGAGCGAGCCACAAGTATATTGCCGAACGTTCTGCACAACTGATGGGGCGTGACGATGTGGCACAGCGCGTGCAGAATCTGTATCATGGTGAACTTGCACCAGTGGCGGACTCGCCACTACGGGTTGTTTCCTGTCACTTGGGCGGAAGCAGCTCGGTCACGGGAATTCTCAATGGCTGTGCGATCGACACGAGTATGGGACTGAGTCCCCAGAGTGGATTGCCGCAGAATAACCGAGTGGGCGAACTGGACTCCATGGCGGCCACTTATGTGATGAAGACGCTGGGGCTGAGCATGGAAGAAGTGGAACTCCAGCTGACCCGGGAGTCGGGACTGCTGGGACTTTCGGGGGTGAGCAATGATGTGCGGGACATCTGGGAACACGCTTCGAACGGACATGCACGAGCGCGCCTTGCGATGGATTCCCTGGTCTACAGTATTCGCAGCTACCTCGGAGCCTACGCCTTTCAGATGGGCGGGTTGGATGCGCTGGTCTTTACCGCGGGCATCGGGGAAAATGCCGACTTCCTGAGAGCGGCAGTCTGTGAAGGACTTGAGGCATATGGAATACGGCTCGATGCGCGGCGCAACGCGGAGGTGCGGGGAGTGGAAGCCTGCATCAGTCAAAGCGACAGTCCTGTGAAAGTTTTTGTGATACCCGCGAATGAGGAACTCGTAGTGGCGCGCGAAACTGCAAGATTTTTGGGTTCCAACCCACCTAAACCTGCCTGA